One window of the Lacerta agilis isolate rLacAgi1 chromosome 17, rLacAgi1.pri, whole genome shotgun sequence genome contains the following:
- the SEC14L2 gene encoding SEC14-like protein 2 produces the protein MSGYVGDLSAKQEEALAKFRENIQDILPLMPITEDYFLLKWLRARCFDLKKSEAMLRKHIECRKHMDADHIMEWKAPEVITNYMAGGRCGFDREGCPIWYEIIGPLDAKGILFSASKQDLLKKKFQDCEILRQLCVEQSEKLGRRIETVTMIYDFEGLGLKHLWKPAVDAYSELLAMFEENYPESLKQIYVIKASRLFPVAYNLVKHFLSEDTRKKIVVLGANWKEVLQKHIDPSQIPMEYGGTLTDPDGDPKCKTMLNHGGEVPKKYYVRDQLKQQYEHSVIVNRGSSQQLEYEILFPGCVLRWQFMSDGADIGFGVYLKTKVGARQHASEMEEVHPNQRYNAHMVPEDGSITCADPGIYVLRFDNTYSYIHAKKISYSVEVLLPDKKVEEDFQKVEEQMKELKINHA, from the exons TTCCGTGAGAACATCCAGGATATCCTTCCTCTGATGCCTATCACAGAGGACTACTTTCTCTTGAAATGGCTCCGAG CTCGGTGTTTTGACTTGAAGAAGTCTGAAGCCATGCTCCGGAAG cATATTGAATGTCGGAAGCACATGGATGCAGATCATATCATGGAATGGAAGGCCCCAGAG GTCATTACAAATTACATGGCCGGGGGAAGATGCGGTTTCGACCGTGAAGGCTGCCCCATCTGGTACGAGATCATTGGACCTCTCGATGCCAAAGGGATCCTCTTCTCGGCTTCGAAACaagatttgcttaaaaaaaagttccagGACTGTGAGATTTTACGGCAGCTGTGTGTGGAGCAGAGTGAGAAG ctgGGGAGGAGAATTGAAACTGTCACAATGATTTACGATTTTGAAGGGCTGGGCCTGAAGCATCTCTGGAAGCCAGCTGTGGATGCCTATTCTGAG CTTCTTGCCATGTTTGAAGAGAACTATCCTGAGTCCCTTAAACAAATCTACGTTATAAAAG CTTCCAGGCTCTTCCCTGTGGCTTACAACCTGGTGAAGCACTTTCTGAGCGAAGATACTCGCAAGAAGATCGTGGTCTTAGGAG CTAACTGGAAGGAGGTTTTGCAAAAGCACATCGACCCCTCACAGATCCCCATGGAATATGGGGGAACCCTCACAGACCCAGATGGAGACCCCAAATGCAAGACTATG CTTAACCATGGTGGAGAAGTCCCCAAGAAATACTACGTGCGAGACCAACTGAAGCAGCAGTATGAGCATTCGGTGATAGTGAATCGGGGCTCCTCGCAGCAGCTGGAATACGAAATCCTCTTCCCGGGCTGCGTCCTGAG GTGGCAGTTCATGTCGGACGGGGCCGATATAGGCTTTGGCGTCTACCTGAAGACCAAAGTTGGGGCGCGCCAGCATGCCAGCGAAATGGAGGAAGTGCATCCCAACCAGCGCTACAACGCCCACATGGTGCCCGAAGACGGCTCTATCACCTGTGCGGATCCAGGGATCT ACGTCCTGCGGTTTGACAACACGTACAGCTACATCCACGCCAAGAAAATCAGTTACTCAGTCGAAGTGCTACTTCCGGACAAGAAAGTGGAAGAAGACTTCCAGAAGGTGGAGGAGCAGATGAAAGAGCTGAAGATTAACCACGCCTGA